A region of Dermochelys coriacea isolate rDerCor1 chromosome 1, rDerCor1.pri.v4, whole genome shotgun sequence DNA encodes the following proteins:
- the MFSD9 gene encoding major facilitator superfamily domain-containing protein 9: MEAWEPPPAPRPGPAAPPAPRGAGLSRFVRCLYLVGFLDFFGVSMVVPLLSLQIKSLGASPTVAGVVGSLYGLLQLFSSTFVGCWSDVIGRQYSLIACILFSAVGYLLLGMSTSVCLFAIARVPVGIFKHTLSISKALLSDLVSEKERPLVIGHFNAASSVGFILGPVVGGYFTELESGFYLTSFICSFIFILNAGLVWMLPWSEEHTDSNENEQTTSNSKVTAKANYDLQVKSLVNGAMKYDTHLQALWIPVGSMLKRIKSIACSDLWDVFLVRLLMSVAVMLYYSNFILAIEERFGVKPKLTGYLISYSSTLGALAGFLLGPITRLYQHNTYALLLHSAVLTCVLIMLYSTALSIWTVILSSTFLAFSTTVGRTCITDLELTLGGNQASGTLIGVGQSVTSVGRIIAPLLSGIAQEFSPCGPPSLGGGLALVAILIMLMNTPRYSSGRTDKLKSE, encoded by the exons GACTTCTTTGGTGTAAGTATGGTTGTGCCTCTGTTAAGCCTTCAGATCAAGTCTCTAGGAGCAAGTCCAACTGTTGCAGGAGTCGTAG gatCTCTTTATGGTTTACTGCAGCTCTTTTCCAGCACATTTGTG GGCTGCTGGAGTGATGTAATAGGAAGACAGTATTCCCTGATTGCCTGTATCCTCTTCAGTGCAGTGGGCTATTTGCTGCTTGGCATGTCCACCAGTGTGTGTTTATTTGCCATTGCTAGGGTACCTGTAG GTATTTTCAAACACACTCTCTCCATATCAAAAGCTCTTCTTTCTGACTTGGTTTCTGAGAAAGAACGCCCTCTTGTAATAGGACATTTCAATGCAGCCTCCAGTGTTGGTTTCATCCTGGGTCCTGTGGTTGGTGGCTACTTTACAGAGCTAGAGAGTGGCTTTTACCTGACATCTTTCATCTGTTCTTTCATCTTCATTCTGAATGCTG GCCTGGTCTGGATGTTACCATGGAGTGAGGAACACACAGATAGTAATGAAAACGAACAGACCACCAGTAACAGCAAAGTGACAGCAAAGGCAAACTATGACCTGCAGGTTAAATCACTAGTTAATGGAGCAATGAAATATGATACTCACCTCCAGGCCCTATGGATTCCAGTTGGGTCAATGCTGAAGAGGATTAAAAGCATTGCATGCTCTGATCTGTGGGATGTATTTTTAGTACGGCTACTGATGTCTGTAGCTGTCATGCTGTATTATAGCAATTTTATTCTGGCAATTGAAGAGAGATTTGGGGTGAAACCTAAGCTCACAGGGTACCTCATAAGCTATAGTAGCACCCTTGGAGCACTTGCTGGTTTTCTACTTGGACCAATAACTAGACTCTATCAACATAACACTTATGCACTTTTATTACATTCCGCTGTTCTCACCTGTGTGTTGATAATGCTATATTCCACAGCACTCAGCATATGGACGGTCATTTTATCATCAACATTTTTAGCATTTTCAACCACTGTAGGACGCACTTGCATCACTGACCTTGAGTTGACCCTGGGTGGGAATCAGGCCAGTGGCACGCTCATAGGAGTTGGTCAGTCTGTGACATCTGTGGGACGCATAATTGCCCCTCTTCTCTCAGGAATTGCACAGGAGTTCAGTCCCTGTGGCCCTCCAAGTCTTGGTGGGGGGCTGGCGCTGGTAGCTATTCTGATAATGCTCATGAACACACCACGATATTCCAGTGGTAGaactgataaattaaaaagtgaaTAG